The Novosphingobium aromaticivorans DSM 12444 genome segment TGGGGCCGATGCAGACGCCGATGACATCGCTTTGCCGGCCAACCACATGCTCCATCGCATGGATGAATTCATCGGCAAGGGCGCCGTGGGTAACGAGAATCAGACCGATCATGAAAGGGACAGGCTCCGAGGTGCGACCGTGTATCCTGCCGAAGCGCGGCTTAACGCAGGCTTGGCGTGAATACGGGGGACGCAAGACGACTGGGTATCGAAATGCATGACTTCCAGTACTGCCCCGCCCATTCCGTTATCCCTTGACGCCTTCGAGCAGGTCGGCTGCCCGCGACGACAGGTTGCGATGCAATAATGTGGGAGAAAATCCCGCTTCGCGCAAGGCGGAAGCGATCTGCTCGGCCATGAACACGGAACGGTGACGCCCGCCGGTACAGCCGAACGCGATATGGACGTAGGCCTTGCCCTGTTCCTGGTATCGGGGAAGCAGGAGCAGCAGGAGATCGCGGATCCGCTCGAATGCCTCGTCGAACGCCGGGTCCTTGCGGATATATTCGCCCACTGCCTTGTCCCGCCCTGTCTGGGGACGCAGGTCGTCCACCCAGTGCGGGTTGGCGAGGAAACGCATGTCGAACACGAGGTCGGCCAGCGGGGGCATTCCGCGCGAGAAGCCGAAGCTGCTGATCGTGATCGTGGTCGGAGTAGCGATCTCGCCGCCGAACTGATCGCGAATCGCCTGCTGGAGGTCGTTGGTGGTGAAGCTGGTTGTAGTGATCACCACGTCCGCCCAGCGTCGCAGCGGTTCAAGCAGTTCGCGCTCAGCCGCGATGCCCGTCGCCGCCGGCTTGTCCTCGCTCATCGGATGGCGACGGCGGGTCTCGTTATAGCGCCGCTCAAGCTCGGTGCCCGCGCAATCGAGGAACAGCGTCGTGATCTGGAGATCGCTGCGCTGCGACAGCTTCTTGACCAGTTCGATCGTGCGCGAAGGATCGAAGCCGCGCGTGCGGGTATCGAAGCCGATGGCCATCGGCGCCCCCGGCTCCATCCGGGCCGAGCCGGGCTCTGTCTCGAGCAGGCGGTCGAGCAGGCGGATCGGAAAATTGTCGATCGCCTCCCACCCCATGTCCTCGAGCGTGCGCAGCGCAGTCGTCTTGCCCGCGCCAAGCAGGCCGGTGACGAGAAGAATTCGCTGGGGTGCCGAATCCGCGGACATGGCTATCGCTTTGCGCCTTCGTGGCGCGCTTGGAAAGTCCGCGAGGACGACCTGTCCACCGTCAGCAGGTCGTCAACCCATGGACCGACAGCGCCATTTCCGCCCTGAGATGGAGGACCGGCGATTCGGGCCACAGCCTGACCAGCGGCAGCGCGATGCCGCAGATTTCCATGACGTCCGGCGTGCCGACGAAACGCGGCGCATCGACGTCCAGCCGGACCAGCAGGGATACAGGGACGGGCGCCGAAACCGGCAGGTCGACGATGCCGACGTTGCGGACTTCCAGCTTGCCAGCAATGTGCGGGTGGGGCGCGGCAATCAAGCGTCCGCCCTGCACGCGCAACAGCACGCCATCGTCCCCCACCAGCGTCGCGCCCCTGTCGATGAGTGCCAGTGCGAGACTGGACTTGCCCGTACCCGGCGCACCTTCGATGAGCAGCCCCCGCCCGCCGATCGCAACGCACCCCGCCTGCCGGACAACGCTCATTCGCTTTCTTCCGCGAGCAGGGGAAGGCTGAGCACGAGGTAGGCCCCCGCCTTTCCGTCCGGACGGTCGCCGATCACGAGCGCGCCATCGTGAGCTTCGGCTATGGTCCGCGCGATGGCCAGACCGAGGCCGCTATGCGCCCCGAACGCTTCCTCTTCCGGGCGCACCGAATGGAACCGCTCAAATACCTTGTCGCGCTCTCCCGCCGGGATGCCCGGCCCTTCGTCGGACACCGAAAGGTGCGCGGCCTCGCCATCGCCCCAGGCGACGACTTCGACCTCGCCACCGGGTGGCGAAAAGGACACCGCATTGTCGAGCAGGTTCTCCAGCACGCGCTCCAGCCGCGCGGCATCGCCCGCAACGACCGTGTCGCCACCGCCATTGGAGAAGCGGATGGGCGTCGAGACATTGG includes the following:
- the rapZ gene encoding RNase adapter RapZ; translated protein: MSADSAPQRILLVTGLLGAGKTTALRTLEDMGWEAIDNFPIRLLDRLLETEPGSARMEPGAPMAIGFDTRTRGFDPSRTIELVKKLSQRSDLQITTLFLDCAGTELERRYNETRRRHPMSEDKPAATGIAAERELLEPLRRWADVVITTTSFTTNDLQQAIRDQFGGEIATPTTITISSFGFSRGMPPLADLVFDMRFLANPHWVDDLRPQTGRDKAVGEYIRKDPAFDEAFERIRDLLLLLLPRYQEQGKAYVHIAFGCTGGRHRSVFMAEQIASALREAGFSPTLLHRNLSSRAADLLEGVKG
- a CDS encoding HPr kinase/phosphorylase, encoding MSVVRQAGCVAIGGRGLLIEGAPGTGKSSLALALIDRGATLVGDDGVLLRVQGGRLIAAPHPHIAGKLEVRNVGIVDLPVSAPVPVSLLVRLDVDAPRFVGTPDVMEICGIALPLVRLWPESPVLHLRAEMALSVHGLTTC